In the Drosophila willistoni isolate 14030-0811.24 chromosome 3R, UCI_dwil_1.1, whole genome shotgun sequence genome, ATAATTTTAACATCATTTAAAAGAGTCTTAAGGACTGCTATCTCTTGTATTTAGTTAAAATTTAGTGCTGAAAAAAAGATTGAAAAGAATTGCAAGATTTGGATCCTCTTCATCAAATAAATACAAAGtggtgtgtttttgttttttagacTATTTAGTTGAAATTTAGTGCTGAAAAAAAGATTGGAAAGTGTATCAAGTTTTGGATCCTCAAATTTTCTTCAAATAAGTAGAAagttgtgtgtttttgttttttagagttttctttagtttttattaCTAATTAAAGCTTGGATGTTTCTTAacttaaaatatgtataatcTAAACTTAACTAATAAAGCTGTTGATGGGTTTAACTTAAATGTAAATGGGTAAAGCTTTTTATCACAGTTTACATCGAAACAAATTGGAAGACATGATtcgttgttgtagttgtagttgtaaaTGTAGTTGGTAATGGATGCATCCTTATTGATTACCAGGGACGCCACATGGAGTTGGTGGCTTCTGGTTTAGGACTCGGTGCGGCATCAGATTCCTCTGCATCACTATGATAGCCCGAAGAAGCGGGGCTAATAGGACGACCAGTGGATTCCAATTGGCTCtgttgtggctgctgctgttgttgatcTCCTTGCAACATGCGCTGGAACTCAACGCCCAGATGTGTCATCACTGTTTTGCCCACATCAACACTCATGGCCGGGGTGCAGGCCATCACACGGGAGATCTCACTGACGGCATTCATGTAACCATTCTTGAAACTGTCCATGGGCAATGGTGAGACCGGCGCCTGTTGCTTGATCACCTGTTTGCGCATAAATACAAGTGCGGCCTCTAGCATTTCGGCCTTATCCAGTCGAAGAATGGCATCATCGCCCTGGAACTCGGCAACAAGTGTCTTCAGTGTGTCGAGGCATTTGTTCATGCGGGCACGACGCTGACGCTCCAGCAGAGGCTTCTTCACCTTCAGGTAATGCTGAGTC is a window encoding:
- the LOC6650551 gene encoding enhancer of split m5 protein, encoding MAPQTVNETSFVSKTQHYLKVKKPLLERQRRARMNKCLDTLKTLVAEFQGDDAILRLDKAEMLEAALVFMRKQVIKQQAPVSPLPMDSFKNGYMNAVSEISRVMACTPAMSVDVGKTVMTHLGVEFQRMLQGDQQQQQPQQSQLESTGRPISPASSGYHSDAEESDAAPSPKPEATNSMWRPW